Part of the Mycoplasmopsis columboralis genome, TTTAGTGGAGCAAACTATTGTTAATGCTTATGAGAACATTCAAAAAACTACTAATTTAAACGATTTGGATTTTTTATTAGAAAATCTTTATAAATACGAAATTGTTCAAGACCGAAACATCCGTAAGCAATATCCAACCTTTGAACAAATTAAACAAAAATTAACCGAGCACTTAGAAAAACTTATTCAACAATCTTTATTTAGATGAAAGAGAATTAAAGACCGTGCAGACACTATTTTAGAAGAAACTAACATTTGACCTTTACATATTGGGTTCTTGTTTGTGTCCTTAAAAAAAGATGATAAAAGTATTTATGCACCCCTTTTACTTAAAGAAGTGCAAATTGATTTTGAAAACGGAAAACCGGTGCTTTATAGTAATGGTGAAATTAAAATTAATGATAAGTTGTTGTTTTTATTAAACAACTATGGTTTTGCTATTGACATTGATGATAATTTTAAAGAATTCAAAATAACCAATTTAATTGATGAATTAAGAACTCAATGAAGAGGAATTTATTCACTTCCTGCTAATATTGTTGCTCCTTTTAAAGAATATAAAAATGAAGATATTGTTAATGAGAATCTTCAATTTCACCCAGGAGGGGTTCTAGGAATTTTTCAACCTTCAGGTGGTTATCCAAGAAATCGGATGAAACAAATTATCCAAAGTGGAAAGCTGGAAAGCATCATTGATGTTGAAATTAATAAAACTAAATATCAAGAAGTTGTTGATAAATCGATTTTTAATCCTAAATTATCTTTATTTAGGTTAACTTCTTCAAATCTTTCTCAAGATAAGGCTATTATTTCGGCTTTAAATCAAAACACCATTATTTGAGGTCCGCCCGGAACTGGTAAATCGCAAACCATTGTTAATTTATTAACAAATATTTTAGTGTACAACAAAACTGCTATTGTGGGTTCTCAAAAGAAAGTGGCCTTAGAAGTTATTCGTAAAAGAATGAAATCGCTTGCTATGTTTTGTTTGTTTGTCCTAAATTCTAAAGACATGAGCAAACGAGAATTCTACAAACCAATTGCATCATATTTAAATGAACTAGAATATCACAAAACTTCTACTAAGATCGTTCGTCCACAATTAGCAAGTGAAAGCGAAATCAACTTTGTTAAACATGCAAATGGAGAAATTAAAAAACCAGCTATTCGTGAAGCTTTAGAAGCTATTTATTATCTTGCGGAAAATAAGCTTGATTTTAAAGGTGAAGAAGATATTTTATATGCAGCAAAATTACCTAAAAATGTAGTAATGCCAGATTATGTTGAGCAAGGATTGACTCCGAAAAAATTACTTGAATTATCTGGAAGTAAATTCTTTTTTACCAAACAATATCGTGCATTAAAAGAGCTTGGAATTAGTATCGATCAGAATCTAAGTGAATATAAAGGTTCACTTAAAGAATTGCAATTGAAATTTAAAAACTTAATCCCTTATCAAGAGGGCGCTTTAAATGATGATAATGTTTTATACAAACTTAAAAACTTAGAAGAAATGCATTCACATTTAAATGCTCCAGTAGATACATTTGATGCTGAAGAAATAAAAAAAGTAATTTTAGAACGTATTAGTGATAAATTAGAAAAACTCAGCGATGAAGATAAACAACTATATAAAGAATTTTCAGCTTCAGTTAGAATTCAAAATCTACATCCGCACCGTTTTGTAAAACGCTATACTTCAATTATTAAAAAAGTTTTCCCAATTATCATTGCTACCCCTGATTCAGATTTATCTGGCTGAGAAGAAAAAGAATTTGATTATGGTATTTTGGATGAATCCAGTCAAATTTTCATTGAAAATGGACTTACTTTCTTGTATTTAGCTAAAACTAAAATCTTAGCTGGAGATCAAATGCAAATGCGTCCAAGCAACTGATTTGGAACTAGAGTTACTGACGATTCAATTTATGGACATGTTGAATCGATGCTTGATTATGCAATGGGTCTTGGAGTTTATCATGTTTTATTAAATAAAAACTATCGTTCTGATTATGCAAGTTTAATGACTTTCTCAAGTCAAAACTTTTATAACTCGCAACTAGATGTTGTGGATAATGCTAAAAACAGCGACAAAAATCCAATTGAAGTCTATGAAGTGGATGGGATTTGAGACGATAATAAAAACGAAAAGGAAGCTAATTTAGCTTTAGAAATTACACTCAAAGAATTACCTAATTACTCAAAAATCATTTTACTTGCCTTTAACGCTAAACAATTTAATTATCTTAAAGATAAGATTTTTGTTGAATATCCACAGCTTGAAAACGCAATTCGTAACGGGCAATTGATGGTTAAAAATCTTGAAAACATTCAAGGAGATGAGGCTAATTTAGTTATTGCCACTGTTGCTTATGATAAAAATGCAAAATTAACTTCAACATACATTGCTAAACAAGGTGGAAGAAATGCTTTAAATGTAGCTATAAGTAGAGCTAAAGAAAAATTGATTGTAATTAAAACAATTAAATCCGAAGAAGTTACTATTTTACCTAACTCTTCAGATGATTTAATCATCTTTAAAAAATGATTACAATTTTTAGAATCTTCTCCAGAAAAGAGACTTAATTTATTAAATGAATCATTTACCAAACACAAAGAAAAACTTTCAAGCAATTCAGAAAAAGTTTGATTCACTAAAATTGTGGACAAACGATTAAATTCACTTTTTAGCAATCGTCCAGGATTTGATGTTTTTAAAGATTATTCAATTGGTTCTTTAACCATTGATTATGTAATTACTTTTAATCGTGTTCCTTACAAATGTTTGGTTGTTGATGTATTTAACTACGATAATGGATATGCTGATTACGCATTACTTAAAGATAAAGTCAAATTCTTAAAAAACAAAAATTATGACGTGGAATTACTAAATCCACTTAATTATGTGAATTTACTCAGAGAATTTGAAGGTTGAATCAAAGACAAAAACTTAATTGATTTTAAAGATCACACCAAAGAATTTAACACCGCTTATTACACTTTAAATGAAATTAACAATACTAAATTAACTCAAGAAGTAGTTGAGTCTAGTGAGGAAACAAATGAAGGAATTAACTAATTTATTTAAATATTTTTCCAGTGAATCAAAACTCAAAATTATCATTCATTTATACATGTGTTCAAAAGCTGAATGTGATGTTCAGACCTTAAGTGAACTTTTTAATATCAAACAAGCAAATTTGTCAAAACATTTAAGCGTATTACGCAATGATGATATCATCAAAACCAAAACAAAGGGCATTTATGTGTATTATTACATCAATAGAGACTTTTGCAACAAGTATCATCAACTACTTGATTTACTTGCAAAAGAACCGCTGTTAGAGCCATATGCATGCTCATGCAATTCAACCCATACTCACACTCATTAAAATCTCTTTTATAGAGGTTTTTTTATTACTTCCAAAGCCAAAAAATGAAAAATGGTATAATAAAATTATATTTTATTATAAAGGACATTTTATGGCACAAAACAAGAACAAAAATGAAGAAGAACTTAAAGTATCTTTAGAAGAGGACAAAGAATATGATTACGAAGAAAATAATCGTGTTGTTTTTAAAAAGAAACAACCAGTAGTAATTGAAGATGATGTTGAAGAAGAAATTCCTCAAAGCAAAGAGGAATATCAAGTTCAATCTCAAATTATTACCGAGGCAAGCGAAGGAGTCGCTCCTGTAACTATTGATAGTGAAATGCGAAACTCATTCTTAGAGTATGCAATGAGTGTTATTGTCTCAAGAGCTCTTCCTGATGCACGTGATGGTTTAAAACCAGTACATCGTCGGATTTTATTTGATATGAGCGAACTTGGCATCACTCCCGGAAGTCAACATCGTAAAAGTGCTCGGATTGTTGGAGATGTGCTTGGGAAATATCACCCTCATGGAGATTCTTCTGTTTATGAAGCTATGGTTAGAATGGCGCAAGATTTTTCAATGCGCTATCCTCTTGTAGATGGACATGGTAACTTTGGTTCTATTGATGGTGATGAAGCTGCTGCTATGCGTTATACTGAAGCAAGAATGTCTAAAGTAGCTGCGGAAATGCTTGAAGGAATTAAAAAAGATACTGTTGATTTTGTTGATAACTACGATGCAAGTGAAAAAGAGCCTGAAATTTTACCTTCACGCTTTCCTAATTTACTTGTTTCTGGAGCAACTGGAATTGCAGTAGGGATGGCTACTGAAATTCCTCCTCACAACTTAGGAGAAGCAATTGATGCTACTATTGCTTTGGCTCAAAATCCTGATATTACAACTAAGGAATTAATGGAACACATTAAAGGTCCGGACTTTCCTACTGGCGCTATTATTTTAGGAACTAAAGGTATTTATGATGCTTATGAAACTGGAAAAGGAAAAGTTCCTGTTCGTTCTCGTTGTGAAGTGAAAGAATTTTCAAATGGTAAAGCTAAAATTATTATTACCGAAATTCCTTATGCAATTAAAAAATCAGCAATTGTACAAAAAATTGCTGAGTTACACAAAGACAAAGTCATTGAAGGTATTTCCGATTTAAGAGATGAATCAAACCGTGAAGGAATTCGAATTGTTATAGATGTTAAAAAAGGACATAATCCTCATATACTTTTAAATAAACTTTACCAAAAGTCATATTTACAAACTAATTTTAATGTTAATATGGTTGCATTAGTTAATGGTGAACCAAAATTATTAAACTTAAAATCAGCATTGCAAGTTTATTTAGATCATCAAAAAACTGTTGTTCGTAGAAGATTAGAATTTGATTTAAATAAAGCCGAAGAAAGAGTTCATATTCTTGATGGATTAAAAATTGCAATTCAAAATATCGATGAAGTAGTTGCTATTATTCGTTCTAGTGCCACTGATGCAATTGCTCAAGAAAGATTATCTAAACGCTTTGAATTAACTGAAAAACAAACTAAAGCTATTT contains:
- a CDS encoding DEAD/DEAH box helicase, which produces MKKDKYQTILDNLLDIDPLDSSVFTKLTRNTLGQSNYFDIFRLFGKENFHHILNNEKFKLNLVEQTIVNAYENIQKTTNLNDLDFLLENLYKYEIVQDRNIRKQYPTFEQIKQKLTEHLEKLIQQSLFRWKRIKDRADTILEETNIWPLHIGFLFVSLKKDDKSIYAPLLLKEVQIDFENGKPVLYSNGEIKINDKLLFLLNNYGFAIDIDDNFKEFKITNLIDELRTQWRGIYSLPANIVAPFKEYKNEDIVNENLQFHPGGVLGIFQPSGGYPRNRMKQIIQSGKLESIIDVEINKTKYQEVVDKSIFNPKLSLFRLTSSNLSQDKAIISALNQNTIIWGPPGTGKSQTIVNLLTNILVYNKTAIVGSQKKVALEVIRKRMKSLAMFCLFVLNSKDMSKREFYKPIASYLNELEYHKTSTKIVRPQLASESEINFVKHANGEIKKPAIREALEAIYYLAENKLDFKGEEDILYAAKLPKNVVMPDYVEQGLTPKKLLELSGSKFFFTKQYRALKELGISIDQNLSEYKGSLKELQLKFKNLIPYQEGALNDDNVLYKLKNLEEMHSHLNAPVDTFDAEEIKKVILERISDKLEKLSDEDKQLYKEFSASVRIQNLHPHRFVKRYTSIIKKVFPIIIATPDSDLSGWEEKEFDYGILDESSQIFIENGLTFLYLAKTKILAGDQMQMRPSNWFGTRVTDDSIYGHVESMLDYAMGLGVYHVLLNKNYRSDYASLMTFSSQNFYNSQLDVVDNAKNSDKNPIEVYEVDGIWDDNKNEKEANLALEITLKELPNYSKIILLAFNAKQFNYLKDKIFVEYPQLENAIRNGQLMVKNLENIQGDEANLVIATVAYDKNAKLTSTYIAKQGGRNALNVAISRAKEKLIVIKTIKSEEVTILPNSSDDLIIFKKWLQFLESSPEKRLNLLNESFTKHKEKLSSNSEKVWFTKIVDKRLNSLFSNRPGFDVFKDYSIGSLTIDYVITFNRVPYKCLVVDVFNYDNGYADYALLKDKVKFLKNKNYDVELLNPLNYVNLLREFEGWIKDKNLIDFKDHTKEFNTAYYTLNEINNTKLTQEVVESSEETNEGIN
- a CDS encoding ArsR/SmtB family transcription factor — translated: MKELTNLFKYFSSESKLKIIIHLYMCSKAECDVQTLSELFNIKQANLSKHLSVLRNDDIIKTKTKGIYVYYYINRDFCNKYHQLLDLLAKEPLLEPYACSCNSTHTHTH
- the gyrA gene encoding DNA gyrase subunit A, producing MAQNKNKNEEELKVSLEEDKEYDYEENNRVVFKKKQPVVIEDDVEEEIPQSKEEYQVQSQIITEASEGVAPVTIDSEMRNSFLEYAMSVIVSRALPDARDGLKPVHRRILFDMSELGITPGSQHRKSARIVGDVLGKYHPHGDSSVYEAMVRMAQDFSMRYPLVDGHGNFGSIDGDEAAAMRYTEARMSKVAAEMLEGIKKDTVDFVDNYDASEKEPEILPSRFPNLLVSGATGIAVGMATEIPPHNLGEAIDATIALAQNPDITTKELMEHIKGPDFPTGAIILGTKGIYDAYETGKGKVPVRSRCEVKEFSNGKAKIIITEIPYAIKKSAIVQKIAELHKDKVIEGISDLRDESNREGIRIVIDVKKGHNPHILLNKLYQKSYLQTNFNVNMVALVNGEPKLLNLKSALQVYLDHQKTVVRRRLEFDLNKAEERVHILDGLKIAIQNIDEVVAIIRSSATDAIAQERLSKRFELTEKQTKAILDMNLRRLTGLNFEKMTQEIEELRKEIEYYKSILASDEKLVELIIEELQDIKTRFNDKRRTQIDSSAAGIISDEDLIAQEDIVITSSVNGYVKRIALSEYNTQNRGGVGSRSMKTYNDDDINTIIHTNTHTDLLLFSNKGKAYKVRAHQIPEGSKQSKGMPFINIIPTLDVESGEKIVSMLDVPDYVEDKYLTTVTKKGIIKKSTIVSFENVRRNGLNAFKLNEDDELVRAFIVSDQDHILIANNEKSIIKFPATSIRPMGRTAVGVKGIRLEENQHVISASSSADGEFILSLGSKGFGKLTNSEEYRVTNRNAKGVSGINSEKAGHLVFARFVSQDDELIIITSSGITIRIAISQISLASRNTKGVKIINLKDNDEIVAVDVIKSQE